The Silurus meridionalis isolate SWU-2019-XX chromosome 6, ASM1480568v1, whole genome shotgun sequence genome contains the following window.
TGATTCCATGCTCCTGCACAGACACTAACGATGCTACGTTGTTTTAGCTGGCGTTTTATTTGGAGGGAATGACGACTAGCGGTGGTCCTCTTCTTGGCCTCCACATTAACACTTGCGCGTCGTTGGCGTTGGGTCGCGCCAGTGCATTTGGCGGGATGGGTTCGTTGTTGGTGAGGATGAGCGGCTGTTCCTGGTGCGTCGGGCTGACGAGGGTGGCGCGGGAGCCCAGAGGCATCACGGGATTGACGGCGATGTCGACCCGCATTCGCCAGCGCACCGTCTGCAGCAGGATCTTCTCACGTGTCACGGTGTTCAAGGCCACCAACCACGTGATGAAGCTCTGGTCACGAGTGACTCGAGTGAGCGCCGGCGTGCCGCTTTCACCCACAGGCACCGCCCACGTCACGCTTGGGTAGAAGTTGTCGTTCATGCTGACGGTGAGACGTGACGGCTTGGACGTCGGACCCACAATGGTCACCGTTTCCGTAGTGTTGCCATACCAAGGGTAGCTGACGCCGTCCGAGTCACTGATGGCCTTCACGCGACCTTCACGCAGCTCCGGAAGCTCCCAGCTCGACCTGCAGGGGGAGGAAACATTCACAAGAGGGTCACGAGACGTGCTTCAAATTAAGGGATAGAGCAGATGGAGAAATAAAAGGGGGATCGTTCTTTCAAAAGTTTAttcaaataacaaataacagAAGGGTTTGAGAACAAACATGCAGCGAGGAAACATCATCAGGCAACTTCTCACCAATCAGCTCCTCGACTGAAAGTGATGGAGGTATGAAACGAAGATGAAAAGAAGCAGAAAAGAAGATGAGATGTGCACTGGGGCAGAGGATGATGTTAGATgcagtaatttaagtttttatGAATGCAGTAAAGCGTATTCCATGTCAAAACAGTATGTTAGAGAACAGGATactacatatatttatttagtttttgtccCCTTCCCTTTACTATCTTACATTACTCACTTCTCAGTTGGAATCAAAAGCAAGTGTGCAATAAGAGACACTTTCACTGAGAGTCCTCCTGTAAATAACGCTCTACGGCGCCCCCTACCGAGTTCAGGTTTAACTACACCTGCGCAGTGCTTCATGCTGGTTGAATTATcgactataaataataaacccctcatgtttgtttttggtgtGGTTCAGAAGAAGCAGGATGAGCAAACACTCCAAGCAGTACTTCACTTTCTGCAAAACAGCACTTTGACAATCTTTCCAAATTtccaaatatattattattattattattattattattattatgtataatgtattattattattattattattattattattattattattgatgctGAGCGATGCTGTCATGGCGTCCCAGGTCATGGCGGTTACTCACGCGCCAGCGTCTCCGTACGTGTTGTAGAACTCCATCTGCGTACACGCTTGAATCCAGCCCACTGTCCACGTCTCATTCCGTGGCACGGGCGGCATGACGACCCCGGCGGAGGCGCGGAAGTAGGGCGTTCTGTAGCGCAACACGATGGGCGAGTTCTCCTCCACCACCGTGGGGCTCCGGTCGATGGATGCTGACACCTCGTACACCACGATGTTCTCGCGCCGCACGCGCGGTTTACACGCCACGCTCTGGAGGCAGCCCATGGCCTCGCCTACTAGGAGCGTGAGCGTGAGCGTGACGAGTGACGGCAGGAACGAAGCAGTTCGGAGCCGTGCGCTCATATGTTCAAGTCCCTTAGCAACGGGACAGAAACGCTggcacctaaacacacacacctgggaaAAGAAACCTTCTGCGTATATTGCTAACGACGTATTGtagtgtaaaaacacacacacacacacacgcacacacgcgcgcgcacacagtGAGCTTTCGTCAGGCTACAAAATTAGCTTCGCCGCTACACTCCTATTACTGAGGTAATTCTTACATTGTGTGAATAAAGTTACACAGGTTCAGttacaatataatattaatagtaataatattctttattaaatatagcCGGTAACTCGTAATGAGATCTATTTAAAGTAGTTCGCGGTAGCAGTAGCTAAGATAAGCTAAGCTAGCATAGGATGAAACGTCGCTAGCTAACTTTATCCCTGAAATACATTAATGAGTTAGAtctcaattataaataaaatacctttgattttttttcttaataaataaGTTATTAAAGTACTTAACGACAGAACGATTTAATTCTTAATCATTACCAACACTTTATAtgtgataataataaatccTCATAAGTAACACGTGAATTTCGCGCGCTTTTTCCAGACTGAGGTAAAAAGTGAGGAAAGTTTGTTAGCCTCGTTAGCTTGTGGCCACACCTGCCGCTGTTTTATGAGGAGAAACGCGCGGAATAAAGCAGAAGCGGTAGCGACGAGGTGTTAAGTGGCTTCGTCGACACTTttgtgacaataataataataataataataataataaataataataataattgtaataatatttaattaaaatcaggATCTGTTCCTTCAGCCGGAGTGGTGCGGTGCGGTGCGGTGCGCGAGCGCCGCTGCTGGTTGCCAAGCGACCAGGTTGATTGACAGGGAGGTCCGCGCGCGCGGGTTTGAgccgtttttttgttgttgttgttgttttttttttagggaagaaaaaaaacccaccaccaccaccggtAATAACCGGACTAACGGAAGATGGAGGGGATGGAGGGGTGGGAAACGGACAGCAGCTCCGCTATCGACCCTCTCTTCCTACTGCTTCTTCTTGTTCCTTCTCTTCCaccacctccttctcctcctcttcctccacctctcctccCGCGGTGTGCCGCACTGCCCTTGGCGTTCGTCCTGGACGCCGCTCGGGTGCGCTCTTTTTCCGGTTCCCACGTCCCCGCCGTGCGTGTCTCCGCGCCCCGCGTCCCCGCCGTCATGTCAATGGCGAGGTgctgaagaagaagatggaggagGCGGCGGCGGCGGCTGATGAGGCAGCATCCGAGCCGAAGGGTTCCTGAGACGACGCGCTGGATGACGGCACCGGAAACGCGAACGGGAATAATCCCCTGGACGCATCCTTAGGTCAAAACCCCCACACACATGTTCATAATccgaaattattattattattataacaattatattattCGGTTTTTTGTCGCCCCCTTTTCTGTCTTTCACCGTGAACGCGCTGGTCGCTGTTCAATTGTGTCCAGTGCTGATGGTTATTCAGGTCACGCGCACCGAGCAGCCTCAGCAGCCGTGCGCGTTCACGACACCGGGGCGTGGTTTGTGTGCCCCCCACCCctccaaaaaaaacctttcaggACCACGCCTACCGCGCTCGCTGATTGGTCGCGCTCGCTTCACGCGGCGGAAGTGGAATCGAG
Protein-coding sequences here:
- the fam78ba gene encoding protein FAM78B isoform X1 encodes the protein MSARLRTASFLPSLVTLTLTLLVGEAMGCLQSVACKPRVRRENIVVYEVSASIDRSPTVVEENSPIVLRYRTPYFRASAGVVMPPVPRNETWTVGWIQACTQMEFYNTYGDAGASSWELPELREGRVKAISDSDGVSYPWYGNTTETVTIVGPTSKPSRLTVSMNDNFYPSVTWAVPVGESGTPALTRVTRDQSFITWLVALNTVTREKILLQTVRWRMRVDIAVNPVMPLGSRATLVSPTHQEQPLILTNNEPIPPNALARPNANDAQVLMWRPRRGPPLVVIPSK
- the fam78ba gene encoding protein FAM78B isoform X2, whose amino-acid sequence is MNDNFYPSVTWAVPVGESGTPALTRVTRDQSFITWLVALNTVTREKILLQTVRWRMRVDIAVNPVMPLGSRATLVSPTHQEQPLILTNNEPIPPNALARPNANDAQVLMWRPRRGPPLVVIPSK